CAGTGCACAAAGTACTATCCTCTGGCTTGACCATAGGCGGCTCAGCCAGGGTGCGGCATATTGGGCAAGTTGTGTTTGAGTTAAGCCACATATCAATGCACTCCACATGAAACGTGTGTTTACAATTTGGTAGAAGCTTAACCATGGCTTCCTCCACAATGGTGCTCAAGCAAACTGAGCACTCTATGACTTCACCATGATCAAGCTGCTGGTCAGTTGGTTTGTACATGAACTTTGGTAATGAGGCCACCACCAATGGATCGAGAGCTTTCATTGGTGTTGGCTCAATGGAATGTATTTCATCCAGTGCAACTTGAGTTGTTCTCCTATGTGGGGAGGCCTGGCGTCTCCTTTCTTTGTGCCTAAAATGGATTTGGAGAATCGTGAATAGCACCACTAGAGCGATTAGGGAGAATACAGCAACAAGTACGAGCTTGCCCTCAGAACTCATGGTTACTCTTAAGTTGATCTAGAAAAGGTGATTCCTTTCCTTGCTTAATGAACTCTCAAATTCTGAATTTATACAAGAGAGATTTTCATCTGATTCACCTCGTTATTTCGTTGAAAAATCTCTGATGGGGTTTGTAATATATTTGATGGGATtaccaaattgaaattttactaATCTCTTGGTGATTTCCTTGTTTTAGGCAGAGTGTAGATTGACTTTGCTTCGGTAACATCAACAAATTAAGGATAAAGTTGAAATACTGGTCTCCTTTCTCCATCCTGTCGGCTTTTCTTCAAGAAAGGAAGAAGTGATAATGATGTAAAATACATTGTTATTATCATTTTGAAAAGTTGAAATACTAATTAAggataaagtatttttttttttttgataggaattAAGTATAAAGTTGAAATATTAATCTCtaagtatttttatttgttattatcattttaaaaagtCATTCTAATATGTTACgcctctttctcaaaaaaaaaaaatatatatatatatatatatatatattacgcCTCATTGCGTCAAACACGCAACTTCAATAGCTTCCCAAAacagaaaattagaaaaattcaGAGCAATTGAAGCTTATTCTTTGTCCTCATGGGCGGCTTGAAGCAGTTGAACGCCTGTAgtgaatttctttaaaaaaataataatattacttaaactatgttattttattttagatacaaaattactaattaatatgaaTTATGTAGAATTTTTTTCGAGAAAGTCTATAAATaccaaaaatttgacaaaacttttcacacCTATTAATGTGGCAGATTGAtagtaataaatttaaaaaaa
The sequence above is drawn from the Castanea sativa cultivar Marrone di Chiusa Pesio chromosome 5, ASM4071231v1 genome and encodes:
- the LOC142634110 gene encoding E3 ubiquitin-protein ligase ATL41-like gives rise to the protein MSSEGKLVLVAVFSLIALVVLFTILQIHFRHKERRRQASPHRRTTQVALDEIHSIEPTPMKALDPLVVASLPKFMYKPTDQQLDHGEVIECSVCLSTIVEEAMVKLLPNCKHTFHVECIDMWLNSNTTCPICRTLAEPPMVKPEDSTLCTVVQTLDPPIEDSTAHGTRLSSFQRMLSRERSSRGIQSCGDGGPEDLERQ